In the genome of Candidatus Electrothrix rattekaaiensis, the window GGATTCACAGCTCATCCGCTTATGACCAGGAAAAGCACAGGCACCATCCTTTGGGGGCCGGAGTGGATAGACCTTGCCGTTATTGCGCCCAGTCAGGACAAAGCCGTCCTTCTGCTGGCTAATATTAGTGAGCTTCCGGTTCTTGCGGGTCATACCCGGTTTCTCGGAATGGCAACCTTCACAGCTAATTTCCAGCTGCTCCTCATAATGGGCATACTGGGTGCCGTCACCCATGATTTCTTCGCGGGTATGACAGTCAATGCAGGACATCCCCTTTGTATGATGCACATCCTCGGCAATTTCCAGATAGAAGCGGCTGCCGGGCAGGCGGTTTGAGGAATGCTCACCCTGTTCATACGGGGTGCCGTAGCCCTCAGCTTCAAATTTGCCAGTATAGGAAATGCCGATGCGCCCTGAGCGGTTATGGCAGCGGATACAGTTTTGGTCTGGAACTTTTTTTGTGATCAGCGGATGCGGTTTTTTTGTCGGATTCGCATTGCTCTTTTCTTCAAAGGAGTCCACAGTGGTAGGTGTATCCCCCTCAGCTGGGACATAATGGCAGGCTGAGCAACCGCCGCCTTTTTCATTAAAGAATTTAGGGTAACCGGGCAGGTCGTTTTTCTGCTTCCAGAGATGGCAGGTGGCGCAGAGTTTGCGGTAATAATCCAGGGCCAACGAGGTCTCGCCGCTTTCCAGTAGCTCCTCCACCGTGATTTCGGCATCCTGGCTGTCCCGTTCCCCCCAATAATAGAGGAGAGTGGAAAGAATCCCCCGATTGGTGGCCATAAGGGAGTTTTTCACCTTCTGCACATCAGCAGGATGGCAACCCTTAGTCCCGCAGGTCTGTTCCGCGACCCGCAGGTCTCCGGGGTTAATCACCATGCCCGTGTGAGCCTTTTCTTTAGCCGTGGCTGCGGCATCGCCGAGATGACAAGGTGAACAACCCACCATATGAGCGGCATGAGCTGGGTCCGGCTTTTCGTCGACATGGCAGGACAGGCACATTTCCAGGAAACCGGCTGTGGTGATTGTAATCTCATCAGGTCGTTCCTTGGTCTGCTCCTGATACAGGAGATAGCCGACAACAGCACCGACACAGAGCAGGGCAAGAAGGGCTGGGATGTATTGCGATGGTTTGGGCATGGGTATTGTTTCGGTAAAAACTTTTAGATCGGTACGCTGAGACTACTCTAAGACTCATGTGGCTCGTGTGGCTCGTGTAGCAGTTACAACATGCAGTCCCAGAGGAATGCATGTTGAAGCCAGTTGCGCATGGTACTGTATTTAAGTACCAAGTCAAGTGAAAGGCTGTCTTCAGACATTATTTGGAGAGGACACCTCCACTCAACGCATCAATTTCCTGAGCACATAAGGTAGGATGCCGCCGTGTTGATAATAGGTCACCTCAATATCAGTATTCAGCTTAGCAAAAGCCATAAATGCAACCGTACTACCATCAGCCTTTTCAGCCCGAACGTGGAGAGCCTTACCCGGCGTCATATCACTCAGGCCGCTAAGAACAAATAGCTCTGACCCGTCCAGCCCGAGTCCCTGCCAGCTCTCGCCTTGACTGAACTGAAGGGGCAGCACACCCATTCCAACCAAGTTACTTCGGTGAATTCTCTCGTAGGATTCCGCAATAACCGCCTTCACCCCGAGTAGCTGGGTTCCCTTGGCCGCCCAGTCACGGGATGAACCGGTGCCATATTCCTTGCCAGCGAAAACCACCAGCGGTGTCCCTTCCCCCTGATATTGCATTGCCGCCTCATAGACAGACATCTCCTTGCCTTCGGGGAATTTCCGGGTGAAACTCCCTTCTTTTGGAGCGACAAGCTGATTTTTTATCCTGATATTACCGAAGGTCCCTCGCATCATCACCTCGTGATTGCCGCGCCGTGAACCGTAGGAGTTAAACTCCTCTGCGCTGACACCCTGCGCTACTAAGTATTGGCCAGCAGGATATGTCTCTGGGATGGCTCCTGCGGGAGAAATATGATCTGTGGTGACGGAATCACCCAACAAAAGCAAGGCCCGTGCCTTGATGGTCTCTTCTCCTGCAATGGTTTCTGCCTGAAAATCTTCGAAATACGGTGGGTTCTTAATGTAGTTGGAATCCGCATCCCAAGGAAAGGTGGTTTCTTTTGCAACCGGCATCTCCTGCCAGCGGATATCACCATCAAATATTGTTGCATAGTTGCGCAGAAAGAGTTCATCGCTAACATGCCGGTTAATAAGAGATTCAATCTCGGTCTCTTCCGGCCAGATATCACGAAGAAAAACCGGTTCTCCGTTGGTATCCTGACCCAGCGGCTCCTTCTCCATATCCACATCAATCCGACCGCAGAGGGCAAAGGCCACAACCAGCATGGGTGAGGCCAAGAAATTGCCTTTGATCTTCTGATGAATCCGGGCTTCAAAATTGCGATTGCCGGATAAAATCGAGGCAACAGATAAACTGTTATCCGTGATAGCCTGCTCAATAGTAGGATGGAGGGGACCGCTGTTGCCGATACAGGTGGTGCAGCCAAAGGCCGCAATATGAAATCCAAGCCCTTCAAGCGGAGTAAGCAGATCCGCCTTGCGGAGATAATCGGCAACCACGGTAGAACCCGGCGCAAAGGAGGTCTTGACATGGGGCAGAATCTTCAGACCTTTTGCAAGGGCGTTCTTGGCCAGCAAGGCCGCACCGATGAGGACAAAGGGGTTTGAGGTGTTCGTGCAAGAGGTGATGGCGGCAATAACAATACTGCCGTTGCTCAGCGTCATCTCTTGATCATCAATCCGCAGGGAGACGGTTTTTTGTTCCGGCGGCGTTACAGCGGCTTTCAGCCCGTTCAGGGGGATCCTGTCTTGGGGGCGAGACGGACCCGCCAGGCAGGGCTCAACAGATGCTAGATCAAGCTTGATCACCTTGCTGTACTCCGGCGTTTCCTCTTCGTTATAAAAGAGTCCGGTTGCCTTGGCATAGGCCTCCGTGAGACGGGCCTGTTCTGCCCGGTTGGTCATCTCCAGATATTCGATGGTTTTCTCATCCACCGGAAAGAAGCCCATGGTGGCCCCGTATTCCGGGCTCATATTGGCGATAGTGGCCCGATCCATGACATTGAGATTTTTGCTGCCTTCGCCAAAGAATTCAACGAATTTCTCCACCACTTTTTGTTCTCGCAGGATCTGGGTAACGGTCAGAGCCAGATCAGTGGTGGTGACACCGGGCCTGAGTTCTCCTGTCAGATGGACTCCGACAACCTCGGGGATCGACATAAAATAGGGTTGGCCCAGCATTACAGCTTCCGCCTCGATCCCGCCCACGCCCCAGCCCATGACCCCGGCCCCGTTGATCATGGTGGTGTGCGAATCTGTGCCGACCAAGGTGTCCGGGTAGAGTAGAGGGGAATTACCGTCCTGATTACCTTCCTGCTCGGCCATAACGACTCGGGCAAGATATTCCAGGTTCACCTGATGGCAGATGCCAGAGTTGGGTGGCACAGCCTTGAAATTATCAAAATTCTTTTGTGCCCATTTCAGGAAGGCATAGCGTTCACTGTTGCGCTGATATTCCTTGGTCACGTTCTGTTCCAAGACCTGGGCTGTCCCGTAATGATCCACCTGGACAGAGTGATCAACCACCAAGTCCACCGGAATCAGCGGGTTGATTTTCTTGGGATCCCCTCCCTGCGCTTTAATGGCATCCCGCATTGCAGCCAGATCCACCACTGCTGGCACACCGGTGAAATCCTGCATCAGGACACGGGCAGGATGAAAAGGAATCTCCACCGGCTCCATGTACCAGGGTTTCCAGCTGGAGATCTGCTCTAAGTCTTTTTCCGTCACCGTTGTTCCGTTCATGTTGCGGAGGATATTCTCCACCAAAACCCGAATGGAAAAAGGCAGGCGAGCCATATTCACGCCCCTGTTGGTCAACAGCTTAATATTATACAAGCTGTATGCTTTGCCGTTTACCTTGATTTCTTGCAAAAATTCCTGGTTACTCATATTGATCTTCATATTGATTTTCCTTGCCTGATTGAGTTGATGTGAAGGAAGGGAAGCAGTAACAGCACCCGTCAGGCCCAGGCAGGACGAGGCGGACAAATGAGCAACACGATATAATCTTATTATAATCTTCTGTGCGACTCAATAATGTTAGGTGGATATATAAAAAAATCTATAACAGCTTAAACTTAAACTGTTATTCCTGTCAAGACCTGTTTGTACCCTGGAGAAATTGGAGCGGTTACCTGATTTCATATTGACAACTCGGTAAAAAATCAAGTAGACATTACCCCACGTTTCACTGGGGGTGCTTTAAACAAAGCTGAGAGAGGTCAGTGCCTCAACCCTTGGAACCTGACACGGTTAATGCCGTCGTAGGGATAGTGATGAAAGCTTTGCAGAAATACCTTCCTTTTTTGCCCCTTCTTTCTTCCTCTCCCGCAGTTAATTCTCCACGGCGTGCCGTAAACTTTTTTGATTATTTATTTTCTCGAATCTCGAATTATCTCAAATTTCGATGCATATTATTCTGAACGGCGAACAGACAGCTATCTCCAGCCAAAGCCTGCACGCGATGATTGTAGAAAAAGGGTTTGATCCTGATACCGTAATCGCGGAAGTCAATTTTCAGCTGATTAAAAAAAACGACTGGGAGCAGACCACCCTTAACGAAGGTGATACGGTCGAGCTGCTCAGTTTTGTAGGAGGTGGATGATGTCCACAAAAGAAACAGACGATACCCTATACTTTGGCGATGTTGCTTTTTCCAGTCGCTTACTTACCGGGACCGGCAAGTTCGCCTCCCGGGATATTATTGCCCCCATGCTGGAGGCCAGTGGCTCTGAGCTGATCACCGTGGCCCTGCGGCGGGTGGACCCCAATGCCAAAGAAAAGGATATTTTGCAATATATCCCCAAATCAGTGCGTATCCTGCCCAACACCTCTGGTGCCAGGACTGCTGAGGAGGCAGTCCGCATTGCCCGCATTGCCCGTGAGGCAGGCTGTGGTGATTTTATCAAGATTGAAGTGATCACGGACATGAAGTACCTGCTGCCGGATAATGCAGGCACGCTCAAGGCCACCGAGATCTTGGCCAAGGAGGGCTTTATCGTCCTTCCCTATATGATGCCAGACATCACCGTGACCAAGCAGCTCCATGATGCTGGTGCTGCCGCGATCATGCCCTTGGGCTCGCCCATCGGCACCAACCGTGGCCTGGAGATGAAGGCAATGCTCAAACGGATCATTGAGATCAGTAAGCTGCCCGTAGTGGTGGATGCGGGAATCGGCAGGCCGTCCCAAGCAGCCGAGGCAATGGAAATGGGCGCGGATGCGGTTCTGGTCAATACCGCTATTGCCACCAGCCATGATCCGGTGATGGCTGGCAAGGCCTTTGCCCTAGCTGTACAGGCTGGGCGGATGGCCCGCTTGGCCCAGATGGCCGAGGAAAAAGAATATGCTGAAGCCTCCTCTCCTTTGACCGGCTTTCTGAGGCGATAATATGTCCTTTATGAATAAGGTGCTTGAGCTGGAGTCTTTTGATTTTGAGGGGTATTTTCGTTCGGTGAGCCCAGAGGATGTACGCAACTCCTTACAGCGGGATGAATTGGACCAACGTGACCTGCTCAATCTCCTCTCCCTGACAGCCCAGGATTTTTTGGAGGAAATGGCGCAAAAAGGCCGGCAGGTTACTCGCCAGTACTTTGGCAATATCATCAGCCTCTATGCTCCGTTGTATATCTCGGATCATTGCTCCAATCTCTGCACCTATTGCGGCTTTAACGCGGGCGTGGATTTCCCCAGAACCAAACTCTCCCTGGAGGAGATTGAACGGGAAGCCGCAGCCATTGCAGCCACCGGGATGCGTCATATTCTCCTCCTTACCGGTGAGGCCCCGGCTCAGACCCCTCTTTCCTATTTGGAAGAGGCGGTCAAGATCATGAAAAAGTACTTTTCCTCTATTGCCTTGGAAATTTTCCCGATGGATGAGGAGGAGTATCAGGTGCTGTGCAAGGCCGGGGCGGATTCCCTAACTGTGTATCAGGAGGTCTATGATCGGGATATTTATAAAGAGGTGCATCCACGCGGCAGAAAGGCGGATTACGAATATCGGCTCATGACCCCGGAGCGCGGGGCGCGGGCTGGCTTCCGGGCCTTGAATATTGGTACACTGTTCGGCCTGGGCGAGCCGCGCAAAGAGGCCTACATGGCAGCACTTCATGCGCAGTATCTTGAGCGGGAATTCCCGGATGTTGAGGTTTCTCTTTCTTTGCCTCGTATGACCAAGGCCAAGGGGATTATTGAACCGAAGAATATTTTGTCGGATATTGATTTTGTTCAGTTCATGCTGGCTTGGCGACTCTTTATGCCGAGATTGGGCATCACCATTTCCACCCGCGAGTCTGCTGAGTTCCGAGATCGACTGATCCATCTCGGCACAACTCGTTTTTCCTCTGGCTCCAAAACCGGGGTCGGGGAGTATGCCTTGAAAGACCATGAAGATGCCACGGTTCAGTTTGAGGTGACTGATGATCGCAGTGTGGATGAGGTGGCTGAGATGATCCGGGCGAGTGGGTATCAACCGGTGTTTAAGGATTGGGAGTTGGTGTGACAATGAGAATTTACCTGGACAATTGCTGTTTCAACAGGCCGTACGATGATCAGTCCCATCTGAAAATACGCTTAGAGAGCGAAGCAAAACTCGGTATTCAGGAAAAGATTCGTTCCAGTGAATATGATTTGGTCTGGTCGTATATCCTGGATTATGAAAACAAAAAAAATCCGTTTTTGGAACGAAAAGAACAGATAGCAAAGTGGCGTAGTTATGCGAAAGAGGATGTGCAGGAGGACGAAACTGTTCTTCTTGTGGCAAAAGAAATCAGAGGGCATGGGATTAAAAAAATGGATGCACTGCACCTTGCCTGCGCCGTTCGGGCACAAGCTGTTTTCTTTCTAACCACGGATGCCGGAATCCTGAAAAAGGCATTGCTTATTCAGAATATTATCATCACCGACCCGCTCGGATTCATTAAAGAGGTGCTGCAATGATCACGGATACAGAAATTAAGACCAAGGGATTTCAAGTTCTTTCAAAATACCTAGGGGATGTTGAAGCGGAACGTTTTGTCGCTTTGATCCAGCGTGAACCCTTTGACTACACAAAGTGGCGAGAGGAGCTGGATGAAGAAGGAACTATTGAAGAGATCAGCAAAAAAGCAATGGCGTTGCGGAAGAAATGAACAGTTTTTATGCGATGGCCGAGATATCCGGGAGAGTGGGTATCAGCCGGTGTTTAAGGATTGGGAGTTGGTGGCATAGCTTCAGAATAATTTTTCAGAACAACGACGAGGGGGAAGAAGGATCATGGCGACTCAGGTTAGAGCAGCAGAAGCACCTGTATTTGAGGAATCACATTGGGCTGAGAGCGATTTTTCTCAGAATTACCGTGATGCCGCTGATATCTTCCTTCCTTTTCGTCAGCAATGCATAGGCGTCATCACCTCCCTGTTCGGTCATTTCATTGCCCGGAATTCACAGGCAACAGTCCTTGATCTTGGCTGTGGTGATGGCGTGGTCGTCCAGAAGTTGTTAGCGTCATATCAACCAGCTAAGGTGCATCTCCTTGATGGTTCTGAAGAGATGTTAGCCGCAGCGCGAAAACGGCTTGGTGAGCGAAAAAATATTTCTTATACGCAAGCAAGTTTTCAGAATCTTCTTACCAGTGATCCGTTGCAGGAACGATTTGATTTTATCTATTCTTCCCTCGCAATTCATCATCTGTTATTTGAGCAGAAGAAAACACTTTATCAGTATATTTACAACCACCTCTCCGATGGGGGGTGTTTTATAAATTACGATGTGGTGCTGTCCCCTTCAGAGCAGCTGGAGGAGTATTACCTCTCGGCCTGGACTGAATCAATCAAAACGCATCCCGGTATCGAAGGAAGAGAAACATTGTTAAGTATTCCTCATGAGTACAAAGAGAATACAGATAATATCCCTGATACCTTGGAATCTCAGCTTGCTGCATTGAAAGAAGTTGGATTTCAGGATGTTGATTGCTCTTTTAAACATGGGATCTTTGCGGTATTCGGAGGTCGGAAATAGGCTACTAACTTAAGGCGGGACAGCCTGCAAAATCAGGCAATTGCACAGGCCGCCGCAAACCTGTTCATAGCGGGGCTTTTGCCGAATTCGGAGACCTCAGAACCCGAACTTTTGTTCCGGCTTAAGCTGATAGCCACTTTGAGCAAGGATGGGGGCAGTGTTTAGCCGAACTGGTTGCATCGCAGATTAATAAGAACGATTAGAACTACACTGTTGATGATATAGAGAGGTTTACGGAGCATTGGAATGTCTTGCGGATTTGGTTGAGCAGGAGCAATGGGGCTGACTCGGTGATCTCCCCGCCTGTGATGACTGCCGATGCCGCCTTGCTTGGTGGATGCGCTGGATGTGAGGACGGGGAATAAGAAAGATGGAGTTTTGTTTCTCTCCATATCAGAATAAGTGGAAACTTGTGAAATATATTACGATCAATAGCAGGGCAATTTTTCACTTATTAACATTGTCAGAAATTTTAAGACCATCACATGAGGAAATATGAATACAACATCTTTAATAGTTGAGGTCTTAGTTGGTGGTTTTGTCGCCTTGGTATGGGTCTTTCTTATTATCATCAAAGCTTACGGGATTGATTGTACGGAACTCGATGAGTTTATTGTTAAATACAAGGATTGGTCAAGTGTCATCTTGTTTTCAATTATGGCCATTTCATATCAGTTAGGCTGGTTAATGATTCATTTAAGCTACCTTGCGACTCATTCAACAATAATCATACCAATTAGAAAAATAATTTTTGGTGATAAACATGAAGACTATAGAACAATAAAAAATAAGGTTTATTGTAATTCAAGTAGTGAACTAATGTCTGGGATAGAAAAAGATCGAAGCGTTATAAGGTTAACAAGGACTGGACTACTTAATTTTATTATCTTTTCTGTTGTACTGGTTGTGTATCAGTTGTGGTGGCTATCACTAACCTCTTTAATTATTTCTATAATATGTTTTATGCAGTTAAAGGCTGTGTACTTTTCACTGTACAAGAAGCTAAATGATAGTCACTCAGAGATTAATGCTTGAAATTAACATTTCTAAAAAAGCAAATATACCCGACTGGCATACACGTCTAATTTTCGGATAGTTATCTATTAATATCTTTCGCTTAACCATTCCGGCGGCTCCGTGGTCAGCCGATGATTTAAAACGTTAGGCAATAAAGGAGGAAAAAATGGCAGAGTGGATGTTTGATGACAGAGGAACAGCGAGCCTCATTTTTGATAGCTCCAAAATAAGAAGTAACAGGGGACAAGTAGTTGGTTGGATAAACGGAAGTAATGTTTACTCTCTAAATGGAAGCCATATTGGTTGGTTTGATGGTGGCGTTATTTATGACAGTGACAATAGCGCTCTTGCTTTCACACGAAGCCGAACCGGTAGCTTACCAAGTGTTCCCGGGATTGGCGGGACACCAGGTATGCCGGGTTTCGCTGGGACACCAGGAAGGCCTGGTTTCTCAGGTACTCCCGGTAAGCCAGGGCGCGGGGGTTGGTCACAGCATGACGCAGCGGAATATTTCAGTGCCTAACAATCACATCAAGCTCGCTGACTATCGTTCGCAGGGACACTCGCTACACTTGTTCCCCTTATATAGGCGTTAAGATAGGAATTAACTTCCGTGCGTTCACCATGATTAATTTCAACAACACGTATTCAAAACTTCCAGAAAGGTTTTTTAAGCGCAATAAACCTGCCCATTTTCCTGACCCAAAACTGTTGGCCTTTAATACTGAACTTGCCGCTGAATTGGAAATTGCCGGTCCAGTTCCTGGAATAGAAAACAGGGCTGAAGAAAATGTATACGCAGATGATGACCTCGCTCACGTTTTTTCAGGCCAGAAAATTCTTCCCGGTTCAGAACCCTTATCGCAGGCTTACGCTGGCTATCAATTTGGTCAACCCGTTGCACAATTAGGAGACGGGCGGGCGCACTATCTTGGAGAAACCAACGGGTTTGAAGTACAACTCAAAGGTTCCGGGCGGACAGCGTTCTCCAGAGGTGGAGACGGTCGTTCCTCACTTGGTCCGGTCATCAGAGAATACTTGGTGAGTGAAGCAATGGCGGCACTGGGAGTGCCGACCACCCGTGCCTTGGCAGCAGTGCGAACAGGTGAGGAGGTAGTTCGCCAATTCGGCCCGGAACCGGGAGGAGTCTTTACCCGGGTTGCCCCCACGCATGTGAGGGTCGGCACGTTTCAATATTTTGCTTTTAAAAATGATTTAGAAGCCATAGAAATATTGCTGAAGTATGTTGTGGAGCACTTCTATCCAGAACTTCAGAATTTACCAGTGGCCGATCAATGTATAGGGGTGTTACAAGCGCTTACGTGCAGGCAGGCAGAACTCATAGCACACTGGAAGTCACTGGGCTTCATTCATGGAGTGATGAACACTGATAACTTTTCAGTTGTCGGCATTACAATCGACTATGGTCCTTGTGCGTTCATGGATCAATTTTCATACGATAAGGTATTCAGCTCCATTGATCACAGCCGCAGGTACAGCTACGCAAATCAAACAGCTATAGCCAAGTGGAATCTTTTCCGGCTGGCGGATTGCTTTGTTCCATTGGTTGACGATGATGAAGCGCAATCTGTGCAGCTTCTCACTGCGGCTTTGGAAGAAAAACTGGAAATGTTCGAAAAGGCTGAACACAAAGCGATGACAGCAAAATTGGGATTGCCACCAGGGACTGAGCAGACGGAATTGGTTTACCTTTTTTTAGCGTATTGTGAAAATGAACAATTGGACTTCACCCTAGCTTTCAGAAATCTGCCAGAGCTCTATTGCAATCAAACAGATTTTTTCCCGCAGACAACAGAGCTTTCTGCCTTCACTGAAAAATGGAAAGCCCATAAGCCGGATGTTGAAAAATTGCATGCCGTAAATCCGCTGATCATTCCCCGCAATCATCAGGTGGAACGGGTTATTCAGTCATGCTATCAGGGAAATGACGAAGCGTTTCTTCAGATGCTCGAAGCTGGAAAAAAACCATTTGAGAAAAATGAGGCCTTTGCTGATTTCGCCATGCCCCCTAAGGGAAATGAAATTGTGCGGCATACATACTGTGGGACCTGAGACTGCTGTGTCACTGGCGAAGAAACTGAGCGGGACTTGCAGTCCGGGACTTGCAGGCGGAGCGAGCATAAAAGCTGATTCAGAGATACCAACAGGACATTTGCAATGACCCCGAACGATATCATCATTCTCCTCAACCTTGAACCTCACCCCACCGAAGGCGGCTATTTTCGCAGAACCTACGAGTCCGACCTGCGCTGCAACACGAAAAACGGCGAGAGGGTACTGTTGACCTCCATCTACTACATGCTGACTCAGGGCAGTCCTGTCGGATTCCTGCACAGAAACGAATCGGATATTATCCATTTTTATCAGCTCGGCGCATCCATAAAATACACCCTTATTTCTCC includes:
- a CDS encoding class I SAM-dependent methyltransferase, which gives rise to MATQVRAAEAPVFEESHWAESDFSQNYRDAADIFLPFRQQCIGVITSLFGHFIARNSQATVLDLGCGDGVVVQKLLASYQPAKVHLLDGSEEMLAAARKRLGERKNISYTQASFQNLLTSDPLQERFDFIYSSLAIHHLLFEQKKTLYQYIYNHLSDGGCFINYDVVLSPSEQLEEYYLSAWTESIKTHPGIEGRETLLSIPHEYKENTDNIPDTLESQLAALKEVGFQDVDCSFKHGIFAVFGGRK
- the acnA gene encoding aconitate hydratase AcnA → MKINMSNQEFLQEIKVNGKAYSLYNIKLLTNRGVNMARLPFSIRVLVENILRNMNGTTVTEKDLEQISSWKPWYMEPVEIPFHPARVLMQDFTGVPAVVDLAAMRDAIKAQGGDPKKINPLIPVDLVVDHSVQVDHYGTAQVLEQNVTKEYQRNSERYAFLKWAQKNFDNFKAVPPNSGICHQVNLEYLARVVMAEQEGNQDGNSPLLYPDTLVGTDSHTTMINGAGVMGWGVGGIEAEAVMLGQPYFMSIPEVVGVHLTGELRPGVTTTDLALTVTQILREQKVVEKFVEFFGEGSKNLNVMDRATIANMSPEYGATMGFFPVDEKTIEYLEMTNRAEQARLTEAYAKATGLFYNEEETPEYSKVIKLDLASVEPCLAGPSRPQDRIPLNGLKAAVTPPEQKTVSLRIDDQEMTLSNGSIVIAAITSCTNTSNPFVLIGAALLAKNALAKGLKILPHVKTSFAPGSTVVADYLRKADLLTPLEGLGFHIAAFGCTTCIGNSGPLHPTIEQAITDNSLSVASILSGNRNFEARIHQKIKGNFLASPMLVVAFALCGRIDVDMEKEPLGQDTNGEPVFLRDIWPEETEIESLINRHVSDELFLRNYATIFDGDIRWQEMPVAKETTFPWDADSNYIKNPPYFEDFQAETIAGEETIKARALLLLGDSVTTDHISPAGAIPETYPAGQYLVAQGVSAEEFNSYGSRRGNHEVMMRGTFGNIRIKNQLVAPKEGSFTRKFPEGKEMSVYEAAMQYQGEGTPLVVFAGKEYGTGSSRDWAAKGTQLLGVKAVIAESYERIHRSNLVGMGVLPLQFSQGESWQGLGLDGSELFVLSGLSDMTPGKALHVRAEKADGSTVAFMAFAKLNTDIEVTYYQHGGILPYVLRKLMR
- the thiH gene encoding 2-iminoacetate synthase ThiH, whose amino-acid sequence is MSFMNKVLELESFDFEGYFRSVSPEDVRNSLQRDELDQRDLLNLLSLTAQDFLEEMAQKGRQVTRQYFGNIISLYAPLYISDHCSNLCTYCGFNAGVDFPRTKLSLEEIEREAAAIAATGMRHILLLTGEAPAQTPLSYLEEAVKIMKKYFSSIALEIFPMDEEEYQVLCKAGADSLTVYQEVYDRDIYKEVHPRGRKADYEYRLMTPERGARAGFRALNIGTLFGLGEPRKEAYMAALHAQYLEREFPDVEVSLSLPRMTKAKGIIEPKNILSDIDFVQFMLAWRLFMPRLGITISTRESAEFRDRLIHLGTTRFSSGSKTGVGEYALKDHEDATVQFEVTDDRSVDEVAEMIRASGYQPVFKDWELV
- a CDS encoding protein adenylyltransferase SelO family protein, which codes for MINFNNTYSKLPERFFKRNKPAHFPDPKLLAFNTELAAELEIAGPVPGIENRAEENVYADDDLAHVFSGQKILPGSEPLSQAYAGYQFGQPVAQLGDGRAHYLGETNGFEVQLKGSGRTAFSRGGDGRSSLGPVIREYLVSEAMAALGVPTTRALAAVRTGEEVVRQFGPEPGGVFTRVAPTHVRVGTFQYFAFKNDLEAIEILLKYVVEHFYPELQNLPVADQCIGVLQALTCRQAELIAHWKSLGFIHGVMNTDNFSVVGITIDYGPCAFMDQFSYDKVFSSIDHSRRYSYANQTAIAKWNLFRLADCFVPLVDDDEAQSVQLLTAALEEKLEMFEKAEHKAMTAKLGLPPGTEQTELVYLFLAYCENEQLDFTLAFRNLPELYCNQTDFFPQTTELSAFTEKWKAHKPDVEKLHAVNPLIIPRNHQVERVIQSCYQGNDEAFLQMLEAGKKPFEKNEAFADFAMPPKGNEIVRHTYCGT
- the thiS gene encoding sulfur carrier protein ThiS, which gives rise to MHIILNGEQTAISSQSLHAMIVEKGFDPDTVIAEVNFQLIKKNDWEQTTLNEGDTVELLSFVGGG
- a CDS encoding thiazole synthase, which gives rise to MMSTKETDDTLYFGDVAFSSRLLTGTGKFASRDIIAPMLEASGSELITVALRRVDPNAKEKDILQYIPKSVRILPNTSGARTAEEAVRIARIAREAGCGDFIKIEVITDMKYLLPDNAGTLKATEILAKEGFIVLPYMMPDITVTKQLHDAGAAAIMPLGSPIGTNRGLEMKAMLKRIIEISKLPVVVDAGIGRPSQAAEAMEMGADAVLVNTAIATSHDPVMAGKAFALAVQAGRMARLAQMAEEKEYAEASSPLTGFLRR